Below is a genomic region from Odocoileus virginianus isolate 20LAN1187 ecotype Illinois unplaced genomic scaffold, Ovbor_1.2 Unplaced_Scaffold_16, whole genome shotgun sequence.
TTGATGGGTCTCGAAAGAATTCAGTGGACGTGGTTACATCCTCTTTCTTCCATGTCTGTAGGTACATTAAGGTGAAAAGGACTGGGAAGTTCAGGTCTCAACATCCCTGTGCCTGAGTCCTATGAGATCATGACTAGGGTCTGCCTGTCTGTCTTTCAGCCAACAACTACATGGAATCTAAGTGTCAGGCTGTCATCGAAGAACTGCGTAAGTGTTGTGCTCGATATCCCAAGGGAAGATCTCTCGTCTGCTCAGGatttgagaaagaagaggaagaaaagcagacaCTGAAGCTCACACCACAGTAAAGTTCTGCCGAGAACCGAAACGCTGCTCTTTGTTTCTACCATGCGGGTTTTATTTATCCTCCTGACTCTTTCTTCAGGCCAGGTAGCAGCAAATATCCAATGAAAAAGTCAACTATAAAAGTTAATATGCCATCTATGcagaacaaatataaatatattgaacAAATGTGTAGAATGTGATAAAACTGAGCTGCTAAAATAAATCTTTCCAGTGAACATTTTTGGTTTGGTATATGCgatattttgctttcttgttACTAAAGGCAGATTTGACTGCTTGTTCGAAAGGCGATAGTGGAGGGTCAAG
It encodes:
- the CMC4 gene encoding cx9C motif-containing protein 4 isoform X1, translating into MQFIAFMTFNPSISAFSFLDMPQKDPCQKQACEIQKCLQANNYMESKCQAVIEELRKCCARYPKGRSLVCSGFEKEEEEKQTLKLTPQ
- the CMC4 gene encoding cx9C motif-containing protein 4 isoform X4 — translated: MPQKDPCQKQACEIQKCLQANNYMESKCQAVIEELRKCCARYPKGRSLVCSGFEKEEEEKQTLKLTPQ
- the CMC4 gene encoding cx9C motif-containing protein 4 isoform X2 produces the protein MPRSPRTCFLDMPQKDPCQKQACEIQKCLQANNYMESKCQAVIEELRKCCARYPKGRSLVCSGFEKEEEEKQTLKLTPQ
- the CMC4 gene encoding cx9C motif-containing protein 4 isoform X3 codes for the protein MLQCSVHFLDMPQKDPCQKQACEIQKCLQANNYMESKCQAVIEELRKCCARYPKGRSLVCSGFEKEEEEKQTLKLTPQ